ACTGCGGCTTCACCATGGGAAGCAGGTCCCCTCCCGGCCGCACGCAGCGCGCGAGGGCCGGCAGCACGAGCTCGACCGAGATGAACGACAGGTCACCGACCATCGTGTCGGCGGCACCCCCGAGGGTGTCCGGGGTGAGCGTGCGTACGTTCGTCCGGTCGAGGACGGTCACCCGCGGGTCGTTCTGCAACCGCCACACGAGCTGGCCGTACCCCACGTCCACGGCGAGGACCTCCCGGGCACCCCGGTCGAGGCACACGTCGGTGAACCCGCCGGTGGACGCCCCCGCGTCGAGCACGCGGCGGTCGCGGAGGTCGAGGCCGTCGGCCTCGAACGCGGCGAGGGCACCGAGGAGCTTGTGGGCGCCCCGGGAGGCCCAGCGGTCGTCGTCGCTGTCGGCGACGCGGATCGAGACGTCACCGTCGACCCCGGTGGCGGGTTTCGTCGCCGCCATACCGTTGACCGTCACCCGGCCGGCGTCGATCATCGCGCGGGCCTGCTCCCGTGACCGCGCGATGCGGCGCCGGACGAGTTCGACGTCCAGCCTGTTGAGCTGCCGTCTCCCTGACTTTCCCGCCATCAGCGTCCCTCCAGTGCGTCGTTGACCAGGCGGTGCGCCTCCTCGAGCAGCTCCGCCTCCTCCTGACCGGTGCAGTCCGACGCGAGGAGGGCGTCGATCCGTTCCCTGAGCGCACCGGTGTCCACCGGGCCCGTCGTGGGGCCCGGCACAGGTCCGGTGGGGGTCCGACGCTGCCCTGCGCCGGCGACGTCGCCCGGCGTCGGGGTCGACGCCACGTGACCCGGCGTGGGGACGGTGGGGCCGTCCCCCCGGGTCCGGGCACCGGCGACGTCGCCCGGCGTCGGGGCGGGCCGGTCACCGCGCCGCGCCGCGTCGTCCCCGCTCACCGCCAGGCCTCCAACGCCGTGCCGGCCGCGTCGTCGGCCGCGGTGACCGTGACCGTGGTCCCCGCGTCGAGGAGCTCCCAGACGAGCGGGGCCGCCGCGCCGAGTGCGGCCGCGGCCATGTGCCCGACCGGACCGGTCGACCCGCCGTGCACGACCACGCCCGCCGTGGCCCCCGTCGCCCCCGGCCCGCCGACGGTGACCGTGACGCCGCCGCCGACCGCACCGGGGTCCGCGCCGAGTGCGGCGTCGTCCCGCTCGGCCCACCACCCGGGGCAGTGACCCGACAGCGAGGCCGCGACGACGGTCGGCCGGTGGGAGGTCGTGAGGATGTCACGGTGGCCGGAGACCCCCGTGAGCACGCAGAGGGTGTCCATGCCGGCGGCGATGCCTCCGGCGATGTCGGTGTCCAGACGGTCGCCGACGGCCAACGGGCGGGACGCGCCGAGCCGCCGGGCGGCGACGTGGAACATGTCCGGGCCCGGCTTGCCGGCACTGCGCGGGGTCACCCCCGTCGCGGAGGTCACGGCGGCGACCATCGACCCGTTGCCGACGAGGAACCCGCGCTCCGACGGGAGGGTGGTGTCGAGGTTCGACGCGATGTACACCGCACCGGCCCGGATCGCGAGTGCGGCCTCGGACAGCTCGCGCCAGC
The sequence above is drawn from the Corynebacterium bovis DSM 20582 = CIP 54.80 genome and encodes:
- a CDS encoding TlyA family RNA methyltransferase, with protein sequence MAGKSGRRQLNRLDVELVRRRIARSREQARAMIDAGRVTVNGMAATKPATGVDGDVSIRVADSDDDRWASRGAHKLLGALAAFEADGLDLRDRRVLDAGASTGGFTDVCLDRGAREVLAVDVGYGQLVWRLQNDPRVTVLDRTNVRTLTPDTLGGAADTMVGDLSFISVELVLPALARCVRPGGDLLPMVKPQFEVGRDRLGHGGVVRDPALRAEVTRQVAEAAVTYGLSTRAVVASPLPGPSGNVEYFLWLVNDGGAGAPGGDELRRMVDTAIEEGPQ
- a CDS encoding HAD-IIA family hydrolase codes for the protein MTQTPSQTPATIACDPGELLGRYDGLLVDLDGTVFEGGRPIPGAGEALAGRPVVYVTNNASRSPQQVADHLRSMGITAGPGDVLTSAQAACTLAADVLARDRGLDPSSVHALVLGADSFRDLAAEAGFTVTTAAEAADRAEAAASPDRAAGTGSAADADPSGDGPRPAPHVVLHGHSPATGWRELSEAALAIRAGAVYIASNLDTTLPSERGFLVGNGSMVAAVTSATGVTPRSAGKPGPDMFHVAARRLGASRPLAVGDRLDTDIAGGIAAGMDTLCVLTGVSGHRDILTTSHRPTVVAASLSGHCPGWWAERDDAALGADPGAVGGGVTVTVGGPGATGATAGVVVHGGSTGPVGHMAAAALGAAAPLVWELLDAGTTVTVTAADDAAGTALEAWR